From a region of the Constantimarinum furrinae genome:
- the gcvT gene encoding glycine cleavage system aminomethyltransferase GcvT, translated as MKNTALTHVHEKLGAKMVPFAGYNMPVSYEGVVAEHETVRRSVGVFDVSHMGEFLVEGPNALDLIQKVCSNDASKLVDGQAQYSCLPNDKGGIVDDLIVYRLEAEKWLLVVNASNIEKDWNWINSQNTMNAVLRDISEGFSLLAIQGPKAVEAMQSLTSIDLSEIKFYHFKVADFAGIEHVIISATGYTGSGGFEIYCKNSEVEQVWNKVLEAGAAFGIKPIGLAARDTLRLEMGYCLYGNDIDDTTSPIEAGLGWITKFTKDFVNSEALKKQKEEGVTRKLIAFELSERGIPRQGYEIVDANDVKIGMVTSGTMAPSVNKGIGLGYVAIDHSGIGNEIYIQIRKNKVPATIVKLPFYKGQ; from the coding sequence ATGAAAAATACTGCCTTAACTCACGTACACGAAAAGCTGGGAGCTAAAATGGTTCCATTTGCCGGTTACAATATGCCTGTCTCTTATGAAGGCGTGGTAGCTGAACATGAAACCGTTAGAAGATCGGTTGGGGTTTTCGATGTTTCTCATATGGGTGAATTTCTGGTAGAAGGTCCAAATGCACTGGACTTAATTCAGAAAGTTTGTAGCAACGACGCTTCCAAATTGGTTGACGGACAAGCGCAGTACAGTTGTTTGCCGAATGACAAGGGAGGAATTGTGGATGATCTTATCGTGTATAGACTTGAGGCAGAAAAATGGTTGCTGGTGGTAAACGCTTCAAATATAGAAAAGGACTGGAACTGGATCAATTCGCAGAATACCATGAATGCAGTATTAAGAGATATTTCAGAAGGGTTCTCTCTGCTGGCCATTCAGGGACCAAAGGCTGTTGAAGCCATGCAATCACTTACTTCGATCGATCTAAGTGAAATAAAATTCTATCATTTTAAAGTGGCAGACTTTGCTGGTATCGAACATGTGATCATTAGTGCCACAGGATATACCGGAAGCGGCGGATTTGAGATCTACTGTAAGAATAGTGAAGTGGAACAGGTCTGGAATAAAGTATTAGAAGCCGGAGCTGCATTTGGGATTAAACCCATTGGCCTGGCCGCACGTGATACCCTGCGTTTGGAAATGGGCTATTGTCTTTACGGAAATGATATAGACGACACCACTTCCCCGATTGAAGCCGGATTGGGATGGATCACAAAGTTCACCAAAGACTTCGTAAATTCTGAAGCCTTAAAAAAGCAAAAGGAAGAAGGAGTAACCAGAAAATTGATAGCTTTTGAGCTCAGCGAACGCGGTATTCCGCGACAGGGTTACGAAATTGTAGATGCCAACGATGTAAAGATCGGTATGGTAACCAGTGGCACTATGGCACCTTCGGTAAATAAAGGAATTGGTTTGGGTTATGTGGCCATAGATCATTCGGGTATTGGAAATGAAATTTATATTCAAATTCGAAAAAACAAAGTGCCGGCGACCATCGTAAAGCTTCCTTTTTACAAAGGACAGTAA
- a CDS encoding 1-acyl-sn-glycerol-3-phosphate acyltransferase: MTLTKFIFFKFLGWSIEGSFDPSVKKSVVIVVPHTSWHDFYVGSFARRILKTEINFVAKRELFRPLFGWYFRWMGGAPLDRTPGQNKVEAIAEIFKKKEEFRLALAPEGTRKKVDAWKTGFYYIAVKANVPIIPVAFDYKTKTVFIHPAFYPEGNLKDDLPKLRDYFKGVVGKKPEYT; encoded by the coding sequence TTGACACTTACTAAATTTATTTTTTTTAAGTTTTTAGGATGGAGCATAGAAGGGTCGTTCGATCCGTCTGTTAAGAAATCTGTTGTCATTGTTGTGCCTCACACCAGCTGGCATGATTTCTATGTTGGCTCTTTTGCACGTAGGATTTTAAAAACAGAAATTAATTTTGTGGCTAAACGAGAACTGTTTAGACCCCTTTTCGGTTGGTACTTTAGGTGGATGGGTGGTGCACCCTTAGACCGAACACCGGGTCAAAATAAAGTAGAGGCAATCGCTGAAATATTTAAGAAAAAAGAGGAATTCAGATTGGCGTTGGCACCCGAAGGAACTCGTAAGAAAGTAGATGCATGGAAAACGGGGTTTTACTACATCGCGGTAAAAGCAAATGTGCCAATAATTCCCGTTGCCTTCGATTATAAAACAAAAACTGTATTTATTCACCCTGCTTTTTATCCTGAAGGAAACTTAAAGGACGATCTTCCTAAACTCCGAGACTATTTTAAAGGGGTAGTAGGGAAGAAGCCCGAATATACATAA
- a CDS encoding choice-of-anchor B family protein has product MKFIFSSLFSLVLLSLNAQTPCNNGIAGSFPCDGYDLLSQIPLATMGSNRANDSWGWTDPQDGKEYAIVCLNEATAFIDVSDPLNPVYLGKLPTVNNSSTWRDAKTYNNYAFIVSEDSGHGIQIFDLTRLRNVPNPPVIFNEDAHYSGFGGAHNIAINEETGYAYGVGGTTHGGGPHFVNIQDPLNPMGEGGYSGMGYTHDAQVVIYDGPDTDHTGKEILFGSNEDVVVIVDVTNKVNPQLLSTIGYSNINYTHQGWLTEDHRYFLLGDEQDEINTGIPTRTVVFDLNDLDNPQFHFSYSGPTPATDHNGYVKGTKFYLSNNTAGLRVVDISGIAAGTLTEVGSFDSYPSTNNSGYDGAWNVYPYFGSGNIVISDRSAGMLLVRSQTLGSPDNHFSLGISVVPNPASESIQVASDGDVITNIVITNLLGQIVYSEEDIETAKHNVTISSFANGLYFVSVNNKATIKLIKE; this is encoded by the coding sequence ATGAAATTTATTTTTTCTTCTCTGTTTTCCTTGGTCTTATTGTCTCTAAATGCTCAAACCCCCTGTAACAATGGTATTGCGGGGTCTTTTCCGTGCGACGGCTATGATTTGCTGTCTCAAATTCCGTTGGCTACCATGGGTTCCAATCGGGCCAATGACTCATGGGGCTGGACCGACCCGCAGGATGGTAAAGAATATGCCATCGTATGTCTCAATGAAGCCACCGCATTTATAGATGTATCAGATCCATTAAATCCTGTGTATCTGGGGAAACTGCCTACAGTGAACAACAGCAGTACTTGGAGAGATGCTAAAACCTATAACAACTATGCCTTTATCGTAAGTGAGGATAGCGGGCATGGAATTCAGATATTCGACCTTACCCGACTTCGAAATGTACCGAACCCGCCGGTGATATTTAATGAAGATGCCCACTACAGTGGATTTGGAGGCGCTCACAATATTGCCATAAATGAGGAAACCGGTTATGCCTATGGCGTGGGAGGTACGACTCATGGTGGAGGACCCCATTTTGTCAATATTCAGGATCCGCTTAATCCCATGGGTGAAGGCGGTTATTCGGGTATGGGATATACTCACGATGCTCAGGTTGTAATTTATGACGGCCCGGATACCGATCATACGGGAAAAGAAATTCTATTCGGAAGTAATGAAGACGTAGTGGTGATCGTCGATGTTACTAATAAGGTCAACCCACAGTTACTTTCTACTATAGGATATTCAAATATAAATTATACCCATCAGGGCTGGCTAACCGAGGATCATCGGTATTTTCTTCTTGGTGATGAACAGGATGAGATCAATACGGGTATTCCTACGCGAACAGTAGTCTTTGATCTCAACGACCTCGATAATCCGCAGTTTCATTTTTCGTATTCAGGCCCTACGCCCGCTACCGATCACAATGGTTATGTAAAAGGAACTAAATTCTATTTATCGAATAATACGGCCGGACTGCGCGTAGTAGATATTTCAGGAATTGCCGCCGGAACATTGACCGAAGTAGGGTCTTTCGACTCTTATCCTTCGACAAACAATTCGGGTTATGACGGGGCCTGGAATGTATATCCCTATTTTGGGAGTGGGAATATAGTGATAAGTGATCGCTCTGCAGGAATGCTGCTTGTACGTTCTCAAACTCTGGGTAGCCCGGATAATCATTTCAGTTTGGGCATTTCAGTGGTTCCAAATCCCGCATCAGAAAGTATTCAGGTCGCTTCGGATGGCGATGTGATCACCAATATAGTTATTACGAATTTGCTGGGTCAAATAGTGTATTCCGAAGAAGACATCGAAACTGCCAAGCACAACGTAACCATTTCCTCATTTGCCAACGGACTGTATTTTGTTTCCGTGAATAATAAGGCAACTATAAAACTGATAAAAGAGTAG
- a CDS encoding NAD(P)H-hydrate dehydratase, with protein sequence MKIFSAEQLYEADKITAEKQNISSLDLMERAGEQIFKWLEDKMKGAQVPLHIFCGIGNNGGDGLVVGRHLINHGYNVTIYIANFTDKRSKCFLINYDRIKDVSKKWPVLMTSEEDFPEIAAEDIIIDALFGIGLNRPPEGWVKELIQYINKQKAFKLSIDIPSGLPANTPVPDSEAVIHANHTLTFQAPKLAFFLPETGVYVPYFEVLDIGLDRQFLMESKPLAQTISKMEAQQFYKPRAKYDHKGTYGHALIVAGSYGKMGAAILSTRATLKAGAGMVTVFSPECGYSILQTAAPEAMVLSDDEEDFITKIEYQFDASAIGVGMGIGTQKETVAALHKLFSEAKAPLVIDADALNGISEDKDLLKVVPKNSVLTPHPGELERLIGSWKNDYEKIEKARKFTKKHKVVLLIKGAHSLILFEDSMYINTSGTPGMATAGSGDVLSGVITGLLSQGYDPLLATVFGVYLHGSAGMLASSVLSYEGVMASDIADFIGDAYIELFRQEQPPAQG encoded by the coding sequence ATGAAGATCTTTTCAGCAGAACAACTTTACGAAGCAGATAAAATCACCGCCGAAAAACAAAATATTTCTTCGCTCGACCTTATGGAAAGAGCAGGCGAACAAATTTTCAAGTGGCTCGAGGACAAAATGAAGGGGGCGCAAGTGCCTCTTCATATTTTTTGTGGTATCGGAAATAATGGAGGAGACGGACTCGTAGTAGGAAGACATTTAATTAATCACGGTTACAATGTTACCATCTACATCGCCAATTTTACCGATAAACGCTCTAAGTGTTTTTTGATCAATTACGACCGCATCAAGGATGTTTCTAAAAAATGGCCCGTATTAATGACTTCGGAAGAAGACTTTCCGGAGATAGCAGCCGAAGATATTATTATTGACGCACTTTTTGGGATTGGATTAAATCGACCTCCTGAAGGTTGGGTAAAAGAACTTATTCAGTATATAAATAAACAAAAGGCTTTTAAGCTTTCTATCGACATTCCCAGTGGACTGCCGGCAAACACTCCGGTACCAGATTCAGAAGCAGTAATTCATGCCAATCATACCCTTACGTTTCAGGCGCCGAAACTGGCATTTTTCCTGCCGGAAACCGGTGTCTATGTACCGTATTTTGAGGTACTTGATATAGGATTGGATCGCCAATTTTTAATGGAATCAAAACCCTTAGCCCAAACGATCTCCAAGATGGAGGCCCAGCAATTCTATAAACCACGGGCAAAATACGATCATAAAGGAACTTACGGTCATGCCCTCATCGTTGCCGGAAGCTACGGCAAGATGGGAGCCGCGATTCTGTCTACAAGGGCTACGCTTAAAGCCGGAGCAGGAATGGTTACGGTGTTTAGTCCGGAGTGTGGGTATTCCATCCTTCAAACAGCGGCTCCCGAAGCCATGGTATTAAGCGATGATGAAGAAGACTTCATCACCAAGATTGAATATCAATTCGACGCTTCAGCAATAGGAGTGGGGATGGGGATAGGTACACAAAAGGAAACAGTTGCGGCATTACACAAACTTTTTTCTGAAGCCAAAGCACCTTTGGTGATCGATGCCGATGCGCTTAACGGGATTTCAGAAGATAAGGATTTGTTGAAAGTCGTTCCGAAGAATTCGGTTTTAACACCACACCCGGGAGAATTAGAACGCCTTATTGGATCCTGGAAGAACGACTACGAAAAGATCGAAAAAGCACGAAAATTCACTAAGAAACACAAGGTGGTCCTTCTTATAAAAGGAGCACATTCTCTCATATTATTTGAAGACAGTATGTATATCAATACCAGTGGCACTCCCGGCATGGCCACTGCAGGAAGTGGCGACGTACTAAGTGGAGTGATCACGGGATTATTGTCGCAGGGTTATGACCCTTTGTTGGCTACTGTTTTTGGGGTGTACCTTCACGGAAGCGCTGGAATGCTGGCTTCTTCTGTATTGTCGTACGAAGGCGTTATGGCTTCCGATATAGCCGATTTTATAGGTGACGCATATATAGAACTATTCAGACAAGAACAACCTCCAGCTCAGGGATAA
- a CDS encoding sugar nucleotide-binding protein, whose amino-acid sequence MNNRILILGASGFIGNALYKELLSYFDVYGTYCHNEDLYTNNKVFFKYNVEKQSILPILDAVRPAMVISSIKGDFAYQHLAHQELCLYAQANAGCRIIYTSASEVFDGKFEFPAYENDKPLSQSEFGKFKISVEKLFLDAIPKQITIVRLPQVLGINSPAIVQLRKAAEHKADFEVYPNLIITVTTVDKIAQQLHYIISKKLSGIFHLASNDMVHHEDLFKEINEKLGSKMPIFKSVYSRNDDSYLALLPKENKLPKTYRITVNDVIEASTLKEEIITLKK is encoded by the coding sequence GTGAACAACAGAATCCTGATCTTGGGTGCCAGTGGGTTTATTGGCAATGCCCTTTATAAAGAACTACTCTCCTATTTTGATGTTTACGGCACCTATTGCCATAATGAAGACCTTTATACCAACAACAAGGTATTTTTTAAATACAATGTAGAGAAACAGAGTATCCTGCCCATACTCGACGCAGTGAGACCTGCAATGGTGATCTCAAGTATCAAAGGAGATTTTGCTTACCAGCATCTTGCGCATCAGGAGCTCTGTTTATATGCGCAGGCTAATGCGGGCTGTCGAATTATTTATACTTCAGCTTCGGAAGTGTTCGACGGCAAATTTGAATTTCCTGCTTACGAAAACGATAAACCATTATCTCAAAGTGAGTTCGGTAAGTTTAAGATCTCCGTAGAAAAATTGTTTCTGGATGCTATTCCGAAGCAAATAACCATAGTAAGATTGCCTCAGGTTCTCGGAATAAATTCTCCGGCTATTGTTCAGCTCCGAAAGGCTGCTGAGCATAAAGCCGACTTTGAAGTCTATCCTAACCTGATCATTACTGTCACTACAGTCGATAAGATCGCGCAACAGTTGCACTATATAATTAGCAAGAAATTAAGTGGTATCTTTCATCTTGCCAGTAACGATATGGTACATCATGAAGACCTGTTTAAGGAAATCAATGAAAAACTGGGCTCAAAAATGCCTATCTTTAAAAGTGTTTACAGCCGAAATGATGATAGTTACCTTGCGTTACTACCGAAGGAGAACAAATTGCCTAAAACCTACCGGATCACAGTAAATGATGTTATTGAAGCGAGTACCTTAAAAGAAGAAATTATAACCTTAAAAAAATAA
- a CDS encoding 4a-hydroxytetrahydrobiopterin dehydratase: protein MKALTEEQIVDKLKDFQGWDYHENSLHTALEFENFKDAFTVMTRIAFEAEKLNHHPDWSNVYNTLEIYLSTHDAGGVTEKDFELAAIIDQLVN, encoded by the coding sequence ATGAAAGCCTTGACTGAGGAACAAATTGTAGATAAATTAAAAGATTTTCAAGGATGGGATTATCATGAAAATTCACTTCATACCGCCCTTGAATTCGAAAATTTTAAGGACGCCTTTACAGTAATGACACGAATTGCTTTTGAGGCAGAAAAATTAAACCACCATCCCGATTGGTCTAATGTTTACAACACACTGGAAATATATCTTTCTACACATGACGCCGGTGGAGTTACGGAAAAAGATTTTGAATTAGCCGCGATCATAGACCAATTGGTGAATTAA
- a CDS encoding YebC/PmpR family DNA-binding transcriptional regulator — MGRAFEFRKARKMKRWSAMSKAFTRIGKDIVMAVKEGGPDPDANSKLRAVIQNAKAVNMPKDNIERAIKRASDKSLGDFKEVLFEGYAPHGIAILVETATDNNTRTVANIRSYFNKCDGNLGTSGSVSFMFDHVCNFRINAEGMDLEELELELIDFGVEEIFEDEDGVLIYAPFESYGAIQSYLEDHNIEILSSGFERIPQVTKALSAEEVADVEKLLEKIEEDDDVQNVYHTMEESSAD, encoded by the coding sequence ATGGGAAGAGCTTTTGAATTTCGTAAAGCACGTAAAATGAAGCGTTGGTCGGCTATGTCCAAAGCCTTTACACGTATCGGAAAAGATATTGTAATGGCTGTAAAAGAAGGAGGTCCAGATCCCGATGCGAACTCAAAACTGCGTGCGGTAATTCAGAATGCTAAGGCGGTGAATATGCCCAAGGACAATATAGAACGCGCCATAAAAAGAGCCAGCGACAAAAGTCTGGGGGATTTTAAGGAAGTTTTATTTGAGGGCTACGCCCCTCACGGAATTGCCATTCTGGTGGAAACTGCCACCGATAATAATACCCGTACCGTGGCGAACATTCGGTCGTATTTCAATAAATGTGATGGAAACCTGGGTACTTCGGGTTCTGTTTCGTTTATGTTCGACCACGTTTGTAATTTCCGTATAAACGCTGAAGGAATGGATCTCGAAGAACTGGAACTGGAACTTATAGATTTTGGCGTTGAAGAGATCTTTGAAGATGAGGACGGCGTGTTGATCTATGCTCCTTTTGAAAGTTATGGCGCCATACAATCGTACCTGGAAGACCATAACATCGAAATTCTTTCTTCCGGTTTTGAGCGCATTCCGCAGGTTACCAAAGCCTTAAGTGCAGAAGAGGTCGCCGATGTTGAAAAATTACTCGAAAAGATAGAGGAAGACGATGACGTTCAAAACGTCTACCACACTATGGAAGAGTCTTCAGCCGATTAA
- a CDS encoding TlpA family protein disulfide reductase encodes MKKIIALCCILAVISCTEEPKDYVTFSGEITNMNSDSIVIASRTFKKIIKLNPDGSFRDTLKVEKGNYSFFDGVEGTTLFLENGYDLKMTMDAEMFDETIKFSGEGSVNNNFLAEKALLEEKLFDKDFESMDEAGLDLAFDETEKEMTAFINSKKDIDTMVVNSSIKNLDATLKSYKRYFGSIVEIRKALPAGSPSPTFVDYENYDGSKTSLSDLKGKYVYVDIWATWCGPCKREIPFLKELEKAYHGKNIVFVSMSIDDDKTHKGSWEQANADWRAMVADKELGGVQIFAPKGWESDFVTGYMITGIPRFVLIDPDGNVVDASAPRPSSERLKPLLDKLLEPSV; translated from the coding sequence ACCGAAGGATTATGTCACGTTTTCGGGGGAGATCACTAATATGAATAGCGACAGTATCGTTATTGCATCCCGTACATTTAAGAAGATTATAAAATTAAATCCTGACGGATCGTTTCGGGATACTTTGAAAGTTGAAAAGGGGAATTATTCCTTCTTCGATGGGGTTGAAGGAACTACCTTGTTTCTGGAAAACGGGTATGACCTCAAGATGACCATGGATGCCGAAATGTTTGATGAAACCATTAAATTCAGTGGCGAAGGCTCAGTTAACAATAATTTTTTAGCTGAAAAAGCCCTGCTGGAGGAAAAATTATTCGATAAGGACTTTGAAAGTATGGATGAAGCCGGTTTAGACCTGGCATTCGATGAGACTGAAAAGGAAATGACCGCTTTTATCAATTCGAAAAAGGATATCGATACCATGGTCGTCAACAGCAGTATTAAGAATCTGGACGCAACACTAAAGTCGTATAAAAGATATTTTGGAAGCATTGTTGAAATCCGTAAAGCGCTTCCCGCAGGTTCTCCTTCCCCAACCTTTGTTGATTATGAAAATTATGACGGCAGTAAGACATCACTATCAGATCTCAAAGGAAAATATGTATATGTAGATATCTGGGCTACCTGGTGTGGACCTTGCAAAAGAGAGATCCCATTTTTAAAAGAGCTTGAGAAGGCCTATCACGGGAAGAATATTGTCTTTGTAAGTATGTCTATCGATGATGACAAAACGCATAAGGGGTCGTGGGAACAAGCAAATGCCGACTGGCGAGCTATGGTTGCCGATAAAGAGCTTGGTGGAGTGCAGATCTTTGCTCCCAAAGGATGGGAATCTGATTTTGTCACCGGTTACATGATCACGGGTATCCCACGCTTCGTGTTGATCGATCCCGATGGAAACGTAGTGGATGCGAGCGCTCCAAGGCCCTCCAGTGAGCGCTTAAAACCGTTACTCGATAAACTTCTCGAACCTTCAGTTTAA
- a CDS encoding carboxy terminal-processing peptidase, producing MIKRLVLVLLLCCATEFYAQDDAIFCEQVSALSTLIEKEHYRPKPIDDSLSVAVQELFLLALDEDKWLFTTSDIEEFNDDRFKIDDYILKSDCGFIDKYIARLRLRIERAKKHISSFTTVPFDYSGTDTLHFYRTRPSRYFSSDSAAKRNWNKRIRYTLLSKLIEEDTIFENIEKNFSELEKAIKPKVFQNQICLLDERLNAKGGLEHFVKEAFLNAFANYQDPNSFFFNDTEKVVFENSVSNSQLSFGLYTAKNDDGEIVISYITPGGAAYLNGNFEENDVIKSLSSGTTVLETFCVSNEEIFSFMADNKHNKITFRIKKKDGTIKYIPLEKSIEEVEENLTRGYVITKDKTDFGYLNIPSFYTDLESPNGFGVANDVAKELYKLEKEKIKGLIIDLRFNGGGSMKEAADLCGLFIDRGPLSILRYRDGETFTIRDAHRGTAFDKPIVILINNYSASASEFFSSVMQDYNRAVIVGAPSYGKSSAQVIFPLSESKDLGYCKLTVDAFYRVTGKSNQSRGVIPDIRFPSIYDGLKINEEYERFALPNDSVRVSLRHIPLKSLPLDAIASKSVSRINTDKSFQLIKSLNQTLIQNYVTSDTEYPLTLSDVYKDLEGYNNLWKEMTMHFEKRNSNMTARNTKTTTGYLKYNEDEKELNAVILKDLAEDLYVEEAHAILLDFIRLTK from the coding sequence ATGATCAAGAGATTAGTATTAGTACTGCTGCTTTGTTGCGCCACAGAGTTTTACGCACAGGATGATGCCATTTTTTGCGAACAGGTTTCTGCGCTAAGTACCCTTATTGAAAAGGAACATTATCGCCCCAAGCCAATTGATGATAGTTTATCTGTAGCCGTTCAGGAGCTATTTTTACTCGCTCTGGACGAGGATAAATGGCTTTTTACTACCAGCGACATCGAAGAATTTAATGATGACCGGTTTAAGATCGATGATTACATTTTAAAGTCCGATTGCGGTTTTATCGATAAGTATATCGCTCGATTGCGACTTCGCATCGAACGGGCAAAAAAGCATATTTCATCTTTTACAACCGTCCCTTTTGATTATTCAGGGACCGATACCCTTCATTTTTATCGAACACGACCTTCGCGATATTTTTCAAGTGATTCGGCTGCAAAACGCAATTGGAACAAGCGAATTCGCTATACCTTGCTCAGCAAGCTCATTGAAGAGGACACCATTTTTGAGAATATTGAGAAAAACTTCAGTGAGCTTGAGAAAGCGATAAAGCCCAAGGTATTTCAAAATCAAATTTGTTTATTGGACGAACGGCTCAATGCCAAAGGTGGATTAGAACACTTTGTGAAAGAAGCATTTCTGAATGCTTTTGCGAACTATCAGGATCCGAACTCCTTTTTCTTCAACGACACCGAAAAAGTGGTTTTTGAAAATTCTGTGTCTAACAGCCAATTAAGCTTTGGGCTTTACACCGCAAAGAATGATGACGGAGAGATCGTGATAAGTTATATAACACCGGGAGGAGCAGCTTATTTAAACGGAAATTTTGAAGAGAACGATGTCATTAAATCACTGAGCTCGGGAACCACGGTATTAGAGACATTTTGTGTTTCAAATGAGGAGATTTTTAGTTTTATGGCCGACAATAAGCACAACAAGATCACCTTCAGAATAAAGAAAAAGGACGGAACCATAAAGTATATCCCACTAGAGAAATCTATAGAAGAGGTAGAAGAAAATCTCACAAGAGGCTATGTGATCACCAAAGACAAAACAGATTTCGGTTATCTTAATATCCCTAGTTTTTACACCGACCTGGAATCACCTAACGGTTTTGGAGTTGCCAACGACGTGGCAAAAGAGCTCTACAAACTCGAAAAAGAAAAGATTAAGGGTCTGATCATCGATCTGCGCTTTAACGGCGGAGGTTCTATGAAGGAAGCAGCAGATCTCTGCGGTTTGTTTATAGACAGAGGTCCATTATCCATACTACGCTACCGGGATGGGGAGACTTTTACGATTAGAGATGCGCACAGAGGTACAGCATTCGATAAACCTATCGTTATTCTTATAAATAATTACAGCGCTTCGGCCAGTGAGTTCTTCTCGAGCGTCATGCAGGATTACAATCGTGCCGTGATTGTAGGAGCTCCATCCTACGGGAAGTCAAGTGCTCAGGTTATTTTTCCACTGAGTGAATCCAAGGATCTGGGATATTGTAAACTTACGGTGGATGCGTTCTACAGAGTGACCGGCAAAAGCAATCAGTCTCGCGGTGTCATTCCCGATATCAGGTTTCCAAGTATTTATGACGGATTAAAAATAAATGAAGAATATGAAAGGTTTGCACTTCCCAATGACAGCGTACGTGTTTCGCTGCGGCACATTCCATTAAAAAGCCTACCGCTCGATGCCATAGCATCAAAAAGTGTCTCTCGTATAAATACCGATAAGAGCTTTCAATTGATCAAGTCGTTGAACCAAACCCTTATTCAAAATTATGTTACGTCAGACACCGAATACCCGCTAACTTTAAGCGATGTTTATAAGGATCTAGAGGGCTATAACAATCTTTGGAAAGAAATGACCATGCATTTTGAGAAACGGAATTCGAATATGACAGCAAGAAATACAAAGACTACAACCGGTTATTTAAAATATAATGAAGACGAAAAAGAGCTTAATGCCGTGATCTTGAAGGACCTTGCTGAGGATCTCTATGTGGAGGAAGCGCACGCCATTCTTCTGGATTTTATAAGACTAACCAAGTAA